CCTGTTGCTGTCATTTCAGCGATAAATTGATCCATTAACGGAGCCGGAACAAACTTATCAATCTGCGTGGCAAAAAGCGCGATGGATCCCTGATATAAAATAACCGGAATTGCTGAAAACAGTACGCCAATGCCCAGCGTGGAAGCTAAGATAATTGAGGTAAAGCCATCAATTATAGATTTCGTATATAACACCTGATGATCGCCCCGGATCCCTGAATCCAGCGCCCCAATAACAGCCATCGCACCGATCACAAAAATCAGCGTGGCCGTGACAAACCCCTGGGATATACTCGTATCTCCATTCGTACCAACCTGACGCTCAATCCATCGTCCCATCGCATTCAGCTTATCATCAAGCCCCATCCATTCACCGAGCACCGCTCCGATGACCAGACTTAAAATCACGATCAGGTAGTTGTTACTCTGAAGCCCCATCTGAAGACCAAGGACCACCACTGCAAGACCAATCGCTGACATAACAGTTGCTTTCATCCGCTCAGGAATCCGGTGAAGCATCTTCCCAATCAGCGTGCCTACAATGATTAACAGGCCATTGACCAATGTTCCCAATAACACCATGGATACAGTCTTCCTTTCTGGCAAAAAGAACAGACCGGGCAGTGAGCCAGGTCCGCTGTTACTCCTCCTGACCTCCGTCAAGAAGCGCTAAAATCCGGTTCAAATCATCCTCTGACAGGAACTCGATTTCAATTTTCCCTTTGCTTTTTCCTTTTTTAATCGCAACACTTGTCCCAAAACGTTCACGCAGGTAGCTTTCCTGCTTTTTAATATAAGGATCTGCCTGTTTCTTCTTTAATTCTTTTGACGGTTTTTGATTCAGCTGTTGAATCAGCGCCTCAAGCTGACGCACATTTAATCCTTCTTTGACGATCCGCTCCGCTAATTGAAGCGCAGCTGCCTGATCTTTAATCCCTGCAAGGGCACGGGCATGGCCCATCGAAATCTTTTGACCGGAAAGCATCTCCTGCAGCTTGTCTGACAGCTGTAACAGTCTCAGATGATTGGCAATGTGAGGACGGCTTTTGCCAACCTTCTGTGCCAGCTCATCCTGCGTGATTTTCAGCTTTTTCATGAGCGTTTCATACGCTTTCGCCTCTTCAATCGGCGTCAGATCCTCACGCTGAAGATTTTCAAGCACAGAAAGCTCCATCATCTGCCTGTCATTGAGCTCGCGAACGACCGCTGGAATATGCGTCAGGTCGGCGGCTTTGGCAGCACGAAATCTGCGTTCACCCGCTACAATTTCAAAGCCTTTAATGCTTTTTCTCACAATGATCGGTTGCATGATTCCGTGGATTTTAACTGAATCCGTCAGTTCGCGTAACGGACCATCCTCAAAGATCTTCCTCGGCTGATACGGATTCGGCCGGATATCCTTCACCGACAGCTGCTGAATCTGCTCATCCTCAATCGACGACATATCCTTAAAAAGTTTATTTACACCTTTTCCAAGACCTTTAGCCATTTTTAATCACTTCCTTTGCGAGTTCCAGATACACTTCCGCACCTCTTGATTTCGCATCATATAAAATAACCGGCAGCCCGTGACTCGGTGCTTCACTGAGTCGGACATTTCTAGGAATGACGGTCCGGTATACCTTATCCTGAAAATACTTCTTCACTTCTTCGATCACCTGAATCCCAAGGTTTGTCCGGGCATCGAGCATCGTCAGCAACACTCCGTCAATTAGCAGACGGTTATTTAAATGCTTTTGTACAAGACGTACTGTACTGAGCAGCTGACTTAACCCTTCAAGCGCGTAATATTCACACTGCACAGGGATAATAAGGGCATCTGAAGCAGTTAACGCATTGATCGTCAGCATACCGAGTGATGGCGGACAGTCGATGACGATAAAATCGTACTGATCCTGCACTTCCTGTAAAGCGGATTTCAGCCGTATTTCCCGGGAAATCATTGATACAAGTTCGATTTCTGCTCCGGCGAGAGAAATCGTAGCCGGGATAGCATCGAGATTTTCAACGGTAGTCTGACG
The sequence above is drawn from the Jeotgalibacillus aurantiacus genome and encodes:
- a CDS encoding DUF554 domain-containing protein; translated protein: MVLLGTLVNGLLIIVGTLIGKMLHRIPERMKATVMSAIGLAVVVLGLQMGLQSNNYLIVILSLVIGAVLGEWMGLDDKLNAMGRWIERQVGTNGDTSISQGFVTATLIFVIGAMAVIGALDSGIRGDHQVLYTKSIIDGFTSIILASTLGIGVLFSAIPVILYQGSIALFATQIDKFVPAPLMDQFIAEMTATGGLMIFAIGLNLIGITKIRVANLLPGILVVGTIVTAVYFYGNLS
- a CDS encoding ParA family protein, with protein sequence MGRIIAITNQKGGVGKTTTSVNLSACLAYLGKKVLLVDTDPQGNATSGVGIDKGEVDQCIYDILIDDANIKPIIRQTTVENLDAIPATISLAGAEIELVSMISREIRLKSALQEVQDQYDFIVIDCPPSLGMLTINALTASDALIIPVQCEYYALEGLSQLLSTVRLVQKHLNNRLLIDGVLLTMLDARTNLGIQVIEEVKKYFQDKVYRTVIPRNVRLSEAPSHGLPVILYDAKSRGAEVYLELAKEVIKNG
- a CDS encoding ParB/RepB/Spo0J family partition protein, translating into MAKGLGKGVNKLFKDMSSIEDEQIQQLSVKDIRPNPYQPRKIFEDGPLRELTDSVKIHGIMQPIIVRKSIKGFEIVAGERRFRAAKAADLTHIPAVVRELNDRQMMELSVLENLQREDLTPIEEAKAYETLMKKLKITQDELAQKVGKSRPHIANHLRLLQLSDKLQEMLSGQKISMGHARALAGIKDQAAALQLAERIVKEGLNVRQLEALIQQLNQKPSKELKKKQADPYIKKQESYLRERFGTSVAIKKGKSKGKIEIEFLSEDDLNRILALLDGGQEE